The proteins below are encoded in one region of Helianthus annuus cultivar XRQ/B chromosome 2, HanXRQr2.0-SUNRISE, whole genome shotgun sequence:
- the LOC118484657 gene encoding uncharacterized protein LOC118484657 translates to MNKFVEEQQLFQAMQRSHMEQLAKMQEDEAARRRAWEEAEAMRQNEERELNRRRWSALYVSQQMAVNNAKVLPDQERHQRDYQAGLPYAEHLGWTNYPDLPHPQGPSDPTPHWPEAVGSSFIPIPYQPPPQGEQSPLDNYREMFEALSIPAQPASGSK, encoded by the coding sequence ATGAATAAGTTTGTGGAGGAGCAACAACTGTTCCAAGCAATGCAGAGATCACACATGGAACAGTTGGCAAAGATGCAAGAGGATGAGGCAGCCCGAAGACGGGCGTGGGAAGAAGCAGAGGCAATGCGTCAAAATGAAGAAAGAGAATTGAACCGACGCCGTTGGAGTGCCTTGTatgtctctcaacaaatggctgtTAATAATGCTAAGGTGCTCCCCGATCAGGAGCGACACCAAAGAGATTATCAAGCCGGCCTCCCATATGCCGAGCACTTGGGATGGACCAATTACCCCGACCTTCCCCACCCACAAGGACCATCCGACCCGACTCCTcattggcccgaagcggtagggtctagTTTTATCCCGATTCCGTACCAACCGCCGCCTCAAGGGGAGCAAAGTCCCctcgataactatagggagatgttcgaggccctaTCAATACCAGCCCAACCCGCCAGTGGATCCAAAtga